From the genome of Staphylococcus haemolyticus, one region includes:
- a CDS encoding proline dehydrogenase family protein, with protein MSLFKNFFIALSNSTYLNETAKKVGPKMGANKVVAGNTIEQLIDTIERLNDKNIAVTVDNLGEFVGTVEEATQAKNEILEVMQAIKDYNVDAHMSVKLSSLGGEFDTELAYNNLREILLKANEFDNMHINIDTEKYDSLQQIVEVLDRLKGEFRNVGTVIQAYLYDAVDLIDKYPNLRLRLVKGAYKEDEQIAYQTKEEIDANYIKIIEKRLLTAKNYTSIATHDDQIINHVKQFVKSHNIDRDQFEFQMLYGFRSELAEDISRQGYHFTIYVPYGNDWFGYFMRRLAERPQNLALAYQEFVSTKTLKKIGVFTSLGLGAAFIISGLTRLLKR; from the coding sequence ATGTCACTTTTTAAGAATTTTTTTATTGCATTATCAAATAGCACTTATTTAAATGAAACAGCAAAAAAAGTAGGTCCTAAAATGGGTGCAAATAAAGTTGTGGCTGGTAATACTATCGAGCAATTGATTGACACAATTGAGAGACTAAACGATAAAAATATAGCTGTTACAGTTGATAATCTTGGCGAGTTTGTAGGAACGGTTGAAGAAGCTACTCAAGCTAAGAATGAAATTTTAGAAGTTATGCAAGCTATTAAAGATTATAATGTTGATGCTCATATGTCTGTAAAATTAAGTTCTCTTGGTGGTGAATTTGATACTGAGCTAGCTTATAATAATTTAAGAGAGATTCTACTTAAAGCCAACGAATTTGATAATATGCATATTAATATCGACACTGAAAAATATGACAGTTTACAGCAAATTGTTGAAGTGTTAGATAGACTTAAAGGGGAATTCAGAAACGTTGGAACAGTAATACAAGCTTATCTTTATGATGCAGTTGATTTAATTGATAAATATCCTAATTTACGCTTGAGATTAGTTAAAGGTGCCTATAAAGAAGATGAACAAATTGCATATCAAACTAAAGAAGAGATTGATGCAAATTACATAAAAATCATTGAGAAGCGTCTTTTAACTGCTAAAAACTATACATCAATCGCTACACATGACGATCAAATAATTAATCACGTTAAACAATTTGTTAAATCACATAATATTGACAGAGATCAATTTGAATTTCAAATGTTATACGGATTCCGTAGTGAATTAGCTGAGGATATTTCTCGACAAGGATACCATTTCACAATTTATGTTCCTTATGGCAATGATTGGTTCGGTTACTTCATGCGTAGATTAGCTGAACGCCCTCAAAACCTTGCTCTTGCTTATCAAGAATTTGTTTCAACTAAGACATTGAAGAAAATTGGCGTTTTCACTAGCCTAGGCCTTGGAGCTGCATTTATTATTTCTGGTCTCACAAGATTATTAAAAAGATAA
- a CDS encoding class I SAM-dependent methyltransferase produces MKLERILPFSKTLIKEHIKQDSIVIDATCGNGNDTLFLAQQVSNGHVFGFDIQDTAIQSTFEKVKAFNNVTLIQDGHENIKKHIDIQFKGQIDAAIFNLGYLPKGDKSIVTRPETTIKAINAIFDYLSVEGIIVLVIYHGHAEGQVERDALLDFLEHFDQEKAHILKYQFMNQVNHAPFICAIEKR; encoded by the coding sequence ATGAAATTAGAACGAATTCTCCCCTTTTCAAAAACGTTAATAAAAGAACATATTAAGCAAGATAGTATTGTCATTGATGCTACTTGTGGCAATGGTAACGACACGTTATTTCTTGCACAGCAAGTTTCTAATGGCCATGTTTTTGGTTTCGATATACAAGATACAGCAATCCAATCAACTTTCGAAAAAGTAAAAGCATTTAATAATGTAACATTAATTCAAGATGGCCATGAGAACATTAAGAAACATATTGACATTCAATTTAAAGGTCAAATAGATGCGGCAATTTTTAATCTTGGTTATTTACCTAAGGGTGATAAATCTATTGTTACAAGACCTGAAACTACAATTAAAGCAATAAATGCTATTTTTGATTATTTAAGTGTCGAGGGAATTATAGTGCTAGTTATATATCATGGGCATGCTGAAGGACAAGTTGAACGAGATGCCTTATTAGATTTTTTAGAACATTTTGATCAAGAGAAAGCTCATATTCTTAAATATCAATTTATGAATCAAGTGAATCACGCGCCATTTATATGTGCGATTGAGAAACGCTAA
- the ribH gene encoding 6,7-dimethyl-8-ribityllumazine synthase — translation MNFEGKLVGTDLKVAIVVSRFNDFITNRLLDGAKDTLVRHGVEDSNIDVAYVPGAFEIPLVSKKLAQKGEYDAVITLGCVIRGATSHYDYVCNEVAKGVSKANDVSDIPVIFGVLTTESIEQAVERAGTKAGNKGAEAAVSAIEMANLLKQF, via the coding sequence ATGAATTTTGAAGGTAAATTGGTAGGAACAGATTTAAAAGTAGCTATTGTAGTAAGTCGATTTAATGATTTTATTACGAACCGTTTATTAGATGGTGCAAAAGATACACTTGTTCGTCATGGTGTGGAAGATAGTAATATAGATGTTGCTTATGTACCTGGTGCATTTGAAATTCCTTTAGTTTCTAAAAAACTAGCTCAAAAAGGTGAATATGACGCAGTCATCACTTTAGGTTGTGTAATTAGAGGTGCAACATCTCATTATGATTATGTATGTAATGAAGTTGCAAAAGGAGTATCAAAGGCAAATGATGTAAGTGATATTCCAGTTATATTTGGCGTATTAACCACTGAAAGTATTGAACAAGCGGTTGAAAGAGCTGGAACTAAAGCGGGTAATAAAGGTGCTGAAGCAGCAGTAAGTGCTATTGAAATGGCAAATTTATTAAAACAATTTTAA
- the ribD gene encoding bifunctional diaminohydroxyphosphoribosylaminopyrimidine deaminase/5-amino-6-(5-phosphoribosylamino)uracil reductase RibD, translated as MSNFMEYAIQLAQMVKGQTGINPPVGAVVVNNGRIVGLGAHLKQGEKHAEVQALDMAGKEAKGGIIYISLEPCTHFGSTPPCVNKIIEFGLSKVIYAVKDTTLPSEGDAILEQAGIDVEYQYSEEAAALYKDFFKAKSGQIPEITMKVSVSLDGKQATDLGQSKWITNSEVKQDVYHLRHTHDAVLTGNGTINADNPLYTTRIPNGKNPIRIVLAKSGNVDFTKQLFQDSSSEVWIYTENQTLESPNRNIKVICIDKCYLKDILKDIYKRGIGSLLIEAGPRITSKFLQTDFINQLIIYYAPKIIGGSGKNQFYQTADIIDLNETTQFEISSTELINQNLKMILRKK; from the coding sequence TTGAGTAATTTTATGGAATACGCTATACAACTCGCACAAATGGTTAAAGGACAAACGGGTATCAATCCTCCAGTTGGTGCAGTCGTTGTTAATAACGGCCGAATAGTTGGACTCGGTGCTCATCTAAAACAAGGTGAGAAACACGCAGAAGTACAAGCACTTGATATGGCTGGAAAGGAAGCAAAAGGTGGAATAATCTATATTTCGCTAGAACCATGTACCCACTTTGGCTCAACACCACCATGTGTGAACAAAATTATTGAATTTGGACTTAGCAAAGTTATTTATGCTGTTAAAGATACGACATTACCGTCTGAAGGTGATGCTATATTAGAACAAGCTGGGATTGATGTAGAATATCAATACTCTGAAGAAGCAGCTGCCTTATATAAAGACTTTTTTAAAGCTAAGTCAGGGCAAATCCCTGAAATAACGATGAAAGTGTCTGTGTCATTAGACGGTAAACAAGCAACAGATTTAGGTCAGAGTAAATGGATTACTAATTCAGAGGTTAAACAAGATGTCTACCATTTAAGACATACGCATGATGCTGTGTTGACAGGAAATGGCACAATTAATGCTGATAACCCACTTTACACGACTCGTATTCCGAATGGTAAAAATCCAATCCGAATAGTGTTGGCTAAAAGTGGCAATGTTGATTTTACGAAACAACTTTTTCAAGATTCGTCGAGTGAAGTGTGGATTTACACTGAAAATCAAACGCTTGAAAGTCCAAATCGAAACATAAAGGTTATCTGTATAGATAAATGCTATTTAAAAGATATACTTAAAGATATTTATAAGCGAGGTATTGGTTCATTATTAATAGAAGCTGGTCCTCGTATAACTTCCAAATTTCTTCAAACTGATTTTATTAATCAACTTATTATTTATTACGCCCCGAAAATAATAGGTGGTTCTGGAAAAAATCAATTCTATCAAACTGCGGATATTATTGATTTAAATGAAACCACGCAATTTGAAATTTCTTCTACTGAGTTAATTAATCAAAATTTAAAAATGATTTTGCGAAAGAAGTGA
- a CDS encoding TIGR01212 family radical SAM protein (This family includes YhcC from E. coli K-12, an uncharacterized radical SAM protein.) has protein sequence MGNYFPYAFENKRYHTWNYHLKNKFGQKIFKVALDGGFDCPNRDGTVAHGGCTFCSAAGSGDFAGNRADPIEVQFQQIKDRMHEKWSEGKYIAYFQAFTNTHAPVEVLKEKYEPVLKEEGVVGLSIATRPDCLPDDVVEYLAELNERTYLWVELGLQTVHQETTDLINRAHDMQTYYDGVAKLRKHNINVCTHIINGLPGEDYEMMMETAREVAQMDVQGIKIHLLHLLKGTPMVKQYEKGMLEFMSQENYTKLVCDQLEILPPEMIIHRITGDGPIDLMVGPMWSVNKWEVLNEIDDELARRNSYQGKHYSSEVKVKS, from the coding sequence ATGGGTAACTATTTCCCGTATGCCTTTGAAAATAAACGATATCATACATGGAATTATCATTTAAAAAATAAATTTGGTCAAAAGATTTTTAAAGTAGCACTTGATGGTGGATTTGACTGTCCTAACCGTGATGGCACTGTTGCACATGGTGGGTGCACGTTCTGTTCAGCCGCAGGTAGCGGTGACTTTGCTGGCAACAGAGCTGATCCAATTGAAGTTCAATTTCAACAAATTAAAGATAGAATGCATGAAAAATGGAGTGAGGGTAAATATATTGCTTACTTCCAAGCCTTTACTAACACTCATGCGCCTGTAGAAGTTCTTAAAGAAAAATATGAACCTGTCCTAAAGGAAGAAGGCGTAGTTGGTTTGTCAATTGCAACAAGACCAGACTGTTTACCTGATGATGTTGTAGAGTATTTAGCCGAACTAAATGAACGTACTTATTTATGGGTGGAATTAGGTTTACAAACTGTTCATCAAGAAACTACAGATTTAATTAATCGTGCTCATGATATGCAAACATATTACGATGGTGTTGCTAAATTAAGAAAGCACAACATTAATGTGTGTACGCATATTATTAATGGATTACCAGGTGAAGACTATGAAATGATGATGGAAACAGCACGTGAAGTGGCTCAAATGGATGTTCAAGGCATAAAAATACATTTACTTCATTTATTAAAAGGGACACCAATGGTTAAACAGTATGAAAAAGGAATGCTCGAGTTTATGTCGCAAGAGAATTATACCAAGTTAGTCTGTGATCAATTAGAAATTTTACCACCAGAAATGATTATTCATCGAATTACTGGAGATGGTCCAATTGATTTAATGGTGGGCCCTATGTGGAGTGTTAATAAATGGGAAGTTTTAAATGAAATTGATGATGAATTAGCACGACGCAATTCATATCAAGGTAAACATTATTCATCTGAAGTAAAGGTTAAATCATGA
- a CDS encoding transcriptional regulator, SarA/Rot family, producing the protein MNNQAGENVSMILQLEEVCKEINSIFKVIYETYDLTKEEVLILLTLWDKGSMTLKEMDSYVNIKSYKRTRTYNKLVQSEWIFKERPLDDERSVIIHFNKEKQELKNELLDFITATIKKRYEILENSLNSLMRV; encoded by the coding sequence ATGAATAATCAAGCAGGCGAGAATGTTTCTATGATTTTGCAGCTTGAAGAAGTGTGTAAAGAAATCAATTCGATTTTTAAAGTGATTTATGAAACTTATGATTTGACCAAAGAAGAGGTTCTAATTTTACTAACTTTATGGGACAAAGGGTCCATGACGTTAAAAGAAATGGATAGTTACGTTAATATTAAATCGTATAAACGTACACGTACATATAACAAACTTGTTCAATCTGAATGGATATTTAAAGAGAGACCATTAGATGATGAACGAAGTGTAATTATACATTTTAATAAAGAGAAGCAAGAACTAAAAAATGAATTATTAGATTTCATTACTGCTACTATAAAAAAACGATATGAAATACTTGAAAATAGTCTAAATTCATTAATGCGTGTTTAA
- a CDS encoding alpha/beta fold hydrolase has protein sequence MWKWETEHDAKGVVVIVHNILEHTGRYAYVITMLRRNGYHVIMGDLPGQGQTSRANKGQLEHFDIYHETLIEWVRIANEYKIPTFVMGVGLGGLILLNVLEKTELPIEGMLLLSPLLEFKRNNKTRKNMLISNVGKGSKDARFKLGIETKDLTRNDEVIEETKQDGLMLRKVTYKWYNILLETMKDTVQHFKDIQSMPTLLMYGTEDKLLELRSFNELKNNLNTNEFYFKVWEGFYHEIHNEPERDQVMRYVLTFLNNSVNTMGFIVNEEEIEEV, from the coding sequence ATGTGGAAATGGGAAACTGAACACGATGCTAAAGGTGTCGTGGTTATAGTACATAACATTTTAGAACACACTGGCAGATATGCATACGTTATTACGATGTTAAGACGTAATGGTTATCACGTTATAATGGGTGATTTACCTGGACAAGGTCAAACATCTAGAGCAAACAAGGGACAACTTGAGCATTTTGATATATACCATGAAACACTAATAGAATGGGTTAGAATTGCTAATGAATACAAGATTCCTACTTTTGTCATGGGTGTTGGACTAGGTGGATTAATTTTATTAAATGTACTTGAAAAAACAGAATTGCCTATCGAGGGTATGTTACTCCTTTCTCCATTGTTAGAATTTAAAAGAAATAATAAGACACGTAAAAATATGTTAATTTCAAATGTAGGTAAAGGATCTAAGGACGCACGATTCAAATTAGGTATTGAAACTAAAGATTTAACGCGAAATGATGAAGTTATTGAAGAAACTAAACAAGATGGATTAATGCTAAGAAAAGTAACCTACAAGTGGTATAACATTTTGTTGGAAACAATGAAAGATACAGTTCAACATTTCAAGGATATACAATCTATGCCAACGTTACTAATGTATGGAACTGAAGATAAATTATTGGAATTACGTTCATTCAATGAACTTAAAAATAATTTAAACACTAATGAATTTTATTTTAAAGTATGGGAAGGCTTCTATCATGAAATTCATAATGAACCTGAACGTGATCAAGTGATGCGTTACGTGTTGACATTTTTAAATAATAGTGTGAATACAATGGGGTTTATTGTAAATGAAGAAGAAATCGAAGAAGTTTAA
- a CDS encoding MDR family MFS transporter, protein MNIPRSVWWLVIGMALNITGSSFLWPLNTIYMKEELGKSLTIAAIVLMVNSFGMVVGNLLGGSLFDKLGGYRTIMIGTVTCLISTTLLNFFHGWPWYAIWLVLLGFGGGMIVPAIYAMAGAVWPNGGRTTFNAIYLAQNIGVATGAAMGGFVAELSFNYIFLANLIMYVLFGIVAITQFNLEYHAKIRTPDSLDIHSKENKKRFIALLLLCVMFAICWIAYIQWETTIASFTQELNISMSQYSILWTVNGIMILVAQPLIRPAIILLKGNLKYQMLVGILIFMLSFFVTSFAEQFTVFLIGMIILTFGEMFVWPAVPTIANYLAPEGKQGQYQGVVNSASTVGKAFGPLIGGVLVDTFNMSAMFIGIMFLLIVGIIFLSIFDKGLPKGKQSRQSR, encoded by the coding sequence ATGAATATACCTAGATCAGTATGGTGGCTAGTTATAGGCATGGCGCTAAATATAACTGGCTCTAGCTTTTTATGGCCTTTAAACACAATTTATATGAAAGAAGAGCTTGGTAAGAGCCTGACAATTGCTGCGATTGTTCTAATGGTTAATTCATTTGGAATGGTAGTCGGAAATTTACTAGGAGGTTCATTGTTCGACAAGTTAGGTGGTTATCGAACAATAATGATAGGTACCGTTACATGTTTAATCAGTACTACACTTTTAAACTTCTTCCATGGTTGGCCATGGTATGCGATTTGGTTAGTATTGTTAGGCTTTGGTGGCGGAATGATAGTTCCCGCAATTTATGCAATGGCTGGTGCAGTTTGGCCTAACGGGGGGAGAACGACATTCAATGCAATATACTTAGCTCAAAACATTGGTGTAGCAACAGGCGCAGCAATGGGTGGTTTCGTTGCTGAGTTAAGCTTTAATTATATTTTCTTAGCTAACCTGATTATGTACGTCTTATTTGGGATTGTAGCGATAACGCAATTTAATCTTGAATATCACGCTAAAATTAGAACACCAGACAGCCTAGACATTCATAGTAAAGAAAATAAAAAACGCTTTATTGCACTCTTATTATTATGTGTAATGTTTGCTATTTGTTGGATTGCTTACATTCAATGGGAAACTACAATTGCATCATTTACACAAGAATTAAATATTTCTATGTCACAATACAGTATATTATGGACAGTTAACGGTATTATGATTTTAGTTGCTCAACCGTTAATAAGACCAGCAATTATTTTATTAAAAGGGAATTTAAAATATCAAATGTTAGTTGGTATTTTAATTTTTATGCTGTCTTTCTTTGTAACTAGTTTTGCTGAACAATTTACTGTATTTTTAATAGGAATGATTATATTAACTTTTGGTGAAATGTTTGTTTGGCCAGCAGTACCAACTATAGCTAATTATCTGGCACCAGAAGGAAAACAGGGTCAATATCAAGGAGTCGTTAATTCAGCTTCAACTGTTGGTAAAGCATTTGGACCACTAATAGGTGGTGTATTGGTTGATACTTTCAATATGAGTGCGATGTTCATTGGCATCATGTTCTTATTAATTGTTGGAATTATCTTCCTTTCAATCTTTGACAAAGGTCTACCTAAAGGAAAACAATCACGACAATCTAGATAG
- a CDS encoding bifunctional 3,4-dihydroxy-2-butanone-4-phosphate synthase/GTP cyclohydrolase II, producing MEFDEIKDALNALKRGESIIVVDDEDRENEGDLVAITQWMNDNTINFMAKEGRGLICAPISKDLALKFNLMPMVEHNTDGFGTNFTVSIDHATTSTGISAFDRMATARALINPESTPEDFHKPGHLFPLIAKENGVLERTGHTEAAVDLAKLTKAAPAGVICEIMNEDGTMAKGEQLEAFKHQHGLKMITIESLVNYQKDKDTSVELKAKVNMPTDHGAFEMYGFESSLTKEEIVVLAKGEPRVTENVRIHSACLTGDIFHSQRCDCGAQLESAMKYINEHGGMIIYLPQEGRGIGLINKLRAYELIEQGHDTVTANLALGFDEDLRDYHIAAQILNYFNVQQVNLLSNNPKKFEGLSEYGIKVADRTPIIVAETEHNHDYMNTKKIKMGHLI from the coding sequence ATGGAATTTGACGAAATTAAGGATGCATTAAATGCTTTAAAACGTGGTGAAAGTATTATTGTTGTGGATGACGAGGATCGTGAAAATGAAGGAGATCTTGTAGCTATAACACAATGGATGAATGATAATACTATTAATTTTATGGCTAAAGAAGGTAGAGGGCTAATTTGTGCACCAATTAGTAAAGACTTGGCACTCAAATTTAATCTAATGCCTATGGTAGAACATAACACAGATGGTTTTGGAACTAATTTTACAGTAAGTATCGATCACGCTACAACGTCAACCGGTATAAGTGCATTTGATAGAATGGCAACGGCACGCGCTTTAATTAATCCAGAATCAACTCCTGAAGATTTCCATAAACCTGGTCATCTTTTTCCACTAATAGCTAAAGAAAATGGTGTCTTGGAACGTACTGGTCATACAGAAGCAGCTGTAGATTTAGCGAAATTAACGAAAGCAGCTCCAGCAGGTGTTATATGTGAGATCATGAATGAAGATGGGACAATGGCTAAAGGTGAGCAACTAGAAGCGTTTAAACATCAACATGGTCTTAAAATGATTACTATTGAAAGTTTAGTTAATTATCAAAAAGACAAAGACACTAGTGTTGAGTTAAAAGCAAAAGTTAATATGCCGACAGATCATGGAGCTTTTGAAATGTATGGATTCGAATCATCATTAACTAAAGAAGAAATTGTTGTACTTGCTAAAGGGGAACCACGTGTCACAGAGAATGTGCGTATTCATTCTGCATGTTTAACAGGTGATATTTTCCATAGTCAAAGATGTGATTGCGGTGCACAACTAGAATCAGCGATGAAATATATTAATGAGCATGGTGGCATGATCATTTATTTGCCTCAAGAAGGAAGAGGCATAGGGTTAATCAATAAATTAAGAGCATACGAATTAATTGAACAAGGTCATGATACAGTAACTGCCAACCTAGCTTTAGGATTTGATGAAGATTTAAGGGATTATCATATAGCTGCTCAAATTTTGAATTATTTCAATGTACAACAAGTGAATTTGTTAAGTAATAATCCTAAAAAATTTGAGGGATTATCTGAGTATGGTATTAAAGTTGCGGACCGCACACCAATTATTGTAGCTGAAACTGAACATAATCATGATTATATGAATACTAAAAAAATAAAAATGGGACATTTAATTTAG
- a CDS encoding riboflavin synthase, translated as MFTGIVEEIGTVKNIRTHQSVRTLDIACQTITEDMHIGDSISVNGACLTVIDFTSNYFSVQVIKGTEDKTYLSQINKNDEVNLERAMSGNGRFGGHFVLGHVDDKGVITQVKETPNSRIVSIRASSTIINQMVKQGSITVDGVSLTIFDLRHDSFDIHLIPETRRSTILSSKQNGDQVHLETDVLFKYVERMVSRNESELTLDKLKAFGF; from the coding sequence ATGTTTACAGGTATTGTTGAAGAAATAGGTACCGTCAAAAATATTCGTACTCATCAATCGGTTAGAACATTGGATATAGCTTGTCAAACTATCACAGAAGACATGCATATCGGTGACTCTATCAGTGTGAATGGAGCTTGTTTAACAGTGATTGACTTCACAAGTAATTATTTTTCTGTTCAAGTCATAAAAGGTACTGAAGATAAAACATATCTATCTCAAATCAATAAAAATGATGAAGTCAACTTAGAAAGAGCAATGTCAGGAAATGGACGTTTTGGAGGTCATTTTGTTTTAGGTCATGTTGATGACAAAGGTGTTATAACACAAGTTAAAGAAACTCCTAATTCTAGAATAGTTTCGATTAGAGCATCTTCAACTATCATTAATCAAATGGTCAAACAAGGATCAATCACTGTGGATGGTGTGAGTTTAACAATTTTCGATTTACGACATGATAGTTTTGATATTCATTTAATACCTGAAACAAGACGTTCAACGATTTTATCTTCTAAACAAAATGGCGACCAAGTTCATTTAGAAACGGATGTTCTTTTTAAATATGTTGAACGAATGGTAAGTAGAAATGAGTCAGAGCTTACATTAGATAAGTTAAAAGCATTTGGCTTTTAG